Sequence from the Schaalia sp. 19OD2882 genome:
CGAGGGCGTCCACGCGGTCGGCCAGATCTGCGGAGTCGGTGACCAGGACCGACGCGGCTGCCGGGTCGTGTTCGGCCTGGCTCACGAGGTCGGCGGCGACGAAGCGCGCATCCGCACTGTCGTCGGCCAGGACGGCGATCTCCGTGGTGCCGGCTTCGGCGTCGATGCCGACCTTGCCTTGGACGACCCGTTTGGCGGCGGCCACGTAGATGTTGCCGGGACCGGTGACGACGTCCACGGGGCGCAGGACCTCTCCTTCGTCGGTGAGGCCATGGGCCAGGGCGGCGATCGCCTGGGCTCCACCGATCGCCCAGACTTCGTCCACACCGAGCAGCGCGCAGGCAGCAAGGATGGTCGGATGCGGAAGTCCGCCGAAGTCGGCCTGCGGGGGTGAGGCCAGCGCGATGGAGGCCACACCCGCCACTTGGGCGCACACGACGTTCATGACCACCGAGGACGGGTAGACCGCAAGGCCGCCGGGCACGTACAGGCCGACTCGCTCGACGGGCACCCACCTCTGGGTGATGCGGCCACCGGGAACGACCTCGACCGAGGAGGGGGCGGGAAGCTGTTGGGTGTGTCCGGTGCGCGCGTGAGCGATGGCCACCTCCAGTGCCGCGCGCACATCGGGGTCCAATCCGTCCAAGGCCGCGGTGAGGGCGGCGGCGGGCACACGCAGACGCCGTGGGCGCACGTGGTCGAATCGCTCGGCCAATTCGTACAGGACGGGGGCACCCTCGGTGCGCACGAGTTCAACGATGGGGGCGACGACCTCGACCGCTCCGGCGGTGTCGAGGGCGGCGCGCGGCATCACTGCAGCCAACTCGGTGGTCTCGGCAGTGGTACCGCGCAGGTCGATTCGTCTCATGTGCTCAGCTTACGTGGCTCCCCGCCAGCGGGTTCCCGGCTTCCACGGCACGAACAAGACTGCTGGACGTCCAGCGGGCACACAGGCAAAGGGGCTACGGTTGGGTCCGCCCGGCAGGACATGTGAGGAGGAGTCACGGTGGAACCACCGCTGCATGCAGGCAACCGCCCCGGAGGCGGCGGTCGGCTCGCGCTGGTCATCGTCCTTGTCGTGGCCCTGTTCGCCGCCGCCACGGTCGCGGGCCTGTGGAACCGGATCTTCTCGCAGATCACGAGCATCCAGGTGGGCGGCGTCGGGCAGTCCGGCGAACCGGTTGACCTGCCCACGGACCTTTCCGCGGGGCGGGCCCTGAACATCCTTGTCATCGGCACCGATGACCGCTCGGGGGGAAACGCCGCCATCGGCGGCGAGGAGGAGGGCGTGCGCGGGGACGTGACGATCCTCGTCCACATCGACGCCGACCGTTCCCAGGTGCGCATGACCTCCATTCCCCGCGACCTCATGGTCGACATCCCCTCGTGTGCGTCGAAGGGCATGGATCCCTCCCCGGCGGGCTTCGGCCAGTTCAACACGGCATTCTCGACCGGCTGGGGGCAGAACCAGGACATGGCCGGTGCCGTCACCTGCGTGATGTCCACGGTGCGCGAGTCCACCGGGATCCTGCCCGATGCGGCCATGGTCCTGGACTTCCAGGCGGTCGTCGGAGTGGTCGACGCACTGGGCGGCGTCGAGGTCTGCGGGAAGGAGTCTTTCGAACCTGAAGGGGTCGGCGACTTCCGTCTCAATGCGGGCTGCCACCGTCTGGACGGGGCGGGTGCCATCCAGTTCCTGCGTGCCCGCCATGTGGGCGGCGACGGGTCGGACTTGGCGCGCATCTCCCGCCAGCAGTGCTTCATGCGTCAGGCCAGCCGGCAGGCCCTGTCCGGGGATCTGCTCTCACAGGTGACGAAGGTGTACACGGTGGCAGACGTACTTGCGGCCAACACGACCCTCACCGACAACCTCGCGTCGACCTCGGCCCTGACGGGCTTGCTCTACTCGCTGCGTTCCCTTCCGGCCGGGGCGGTCACCACCGTCTCGCCCCCATTGGCCGACTGGGACGTCGACCCGAACCGTGTCGTGTGGGGAGCAGGTGCCGCAGACTTCTGGCGGGACTTCTCCTCGGACGCCGTCCAGCGCCAAGCTCTGGCTGCCCAGTCGGCCGCCCAGCAAAGCGGCACGGCCACAGCGCCCTCGCCCGCTGGTCCGGGCACCGGTCAGGATCCGCAGACCCCGGCCCCACCCTCGCCCGCACCTGCCGATCCGGGCACCGGCCCGGCGCCGGCCACTCCCTCCACCCCCCAGACGCCGACCGACCCGGGCGTCGAGTACTGCTACTGAGGAGCCCCCGTGTCCAAGATCCCTGTCGTCACCGTCACCGGCATGATCCGGCTGGGCCAGTTCCTCAAACTTGCGGGCCCCGTCGAGGACGGGGCCATGGCGCGTGAACTGGTCCAGGGCGGTGATGTCGCGGTCAATGGCCAGGTCGACACGCGGCGCGGCAGGCAGCTCGCCGACGGGGACCTCGTCCAGGTCGACTCCCCCACCGGCACTTGGGCCGCGCGGGTGCGAACGGCCTGAAGCGGTCAGTGACGACTTCCCGACCATGGGGACGCTGGCGCAGCAAACGGATCGAAACGCCGAGACATGCGTCCCACGACGCGGAGGCCGGGCTCAGCGTTTGAAGGGCCAGTAGAAGCTGTTCTGCTGGATCCCTTGGATCCTGTGCCCGTGCGGGCCGATGATCGCATCGAAGTCCGGACCCGAGTCAATGACCTCGAAGCGGCATGCACTGCGGCGATTGACCCGGCCGGACTCGTGTCGGTCGTACTCCTTCGTCTCCCATGATCCCGGAACGATCCGGAACAAGCCGCGCGTCACCCCGCGGTGCACGGCGACGAAGTACTTGATCTCTTCGGCTTCAACGCCACTCGGACTGATGGGCCACCAC
This genomic interval carries:
- the hisD gene encoding histidinol dehydrogenase, whose translation is MRRIDLRGTTAETTELAAVMPRAALDTAGAVEVVAPIVELVRTEGAPVLYELAERFDHVRPRRLRVPAAALTAALDGLDPDVRAALEVAIAHARTGHTQQLPAPSSVEVVPGGRITQRWVPVERVGLYVPGGLAVYPSSVVMNVVCAQVAGVASIALASPPQADFGGLPHPTILAACALLGVDEVWAIGGAQAIAALAHGLTDEGEVLRPVDVVTGPGNIYVAAAKRVVQGKVGIDAEAGTTEIAVLADDSADARFVAADLVSQAEHDPAAASVLVTDSADLADRVDALVREQAYATVHTQRILTALEGPQSGIVLVDDMEQGLAVVDAYAAEHLEVQTRDAAGVAARVRNAGAVFVGPWTPVPLGDYVAGSNHVLPTGGTARFASGLNVTQYLRSQQVVEYSEDALAGLAGHLDRLARAEDLPAHGAAALVRQGKGSAS
- a CDS encoding LCP family protein produces the protein MEPPLHAGNRPGGGGRLALVIVLVVALFAAATVAGLWNRIFSQITSIQVGGVGQSGEPVDLPTDLSAGRALNILVIGTDDRSGGNAAIGGEEEGVRGDVTILVHIDADRSQVRMTSIPRDLMVDIPSCASKGMDPSPAGFGQFNTAFSTGWGQNQDMAGAVTCVMSTVRESTGILPDAAMVLDFQAVVGVVDALGGVEVCGKESFEPEGVGDFRLNAGCHRLDGAGAIQFLRARHVGGDGSDLARISRQQCFMRQASRQALSGDLLSQVTKVYTVADVLAANTTLTDNLASTSALTGLLYSLRSLPAGAVTTVSPPLADWDVDPNRVVWGAGAADFWRDFSSDAVQRQALAAQSAAQQSGTATAPSPAGPGTGQDPQTPAPPSPAPADPGTGPAPATPSTPQTPTDPGVEYCY
- a CDS encoding RNA-binding S4 domain-containing protein, whose protein sequence is MSKIPVVTVTGMIRLGQFLKLAGPVEDGAMARELVQGGDVAVNGQVDTRRGRQLADGDLVQVDSPTGTWAARVRTA